A genomic segment from Deltaproteobacteria bacterium encodes:
- a CDS encoding transporter substrate-binding domain-containing protein gives MMIGRILCSFLAGTLTTLGFFFGQALAEPSLEVRVVTESWEPYNYEKDGRVVGQATEVVRAVLNAAGIGITGGRIELLPWPRAYRIATTEPDTLIYTILWTPEREDLFSWVGPIVPAEEFHLYKDALRDDVLVQVVDDARKYLIGILRDSVHADYFQSRNFPPESIRPVANQEQNLAMLLAGRVDLIVDVESTLALRAARMNLPLDRFQKTLFLFRNNHYMAFSPGTDPEIVRRTTQALAEIMAGQED, from the coding sequence ATGATGATCGGCAGAATCCTGTGTTCCTTCCTGGCCGGGACCCTGACCACTCTGGGCTTTTTTTTTGGCCAAGCCCTGGCCGAACCGAGTCTTGAAGTCCGCGTGGTCACCGAGAGCTGGGAACCCTATAACTACGAGAAAGACGGCCGGGTTGTGGGTCAGGCCACCGAAGTCGTCCGGGCCGTTCTCAACGCGGCCGGCATCGGCATCACTGGCGGACGAATCGAGCTTCTGCCCTGGCCCCGGGCCTACCGCATCGCCACCACCGAACCCGACACCCTCATCTATACCATCCTCTGGACTCCGGAACGGGAGGACCTGTTCTCCTGGGTCGGACCCATCGTCCCGGCCGAGGAATTCCATCTCTACAAGGACGCCCTGCGCGACGACGTCCTGGTCCAGGTTGTGGACGACGCCCGAAAATATCTCATCGGCATCCTTCGCGACAGTGTCCACGCCGACTATTTCCAATCCCGAAACTTTCCTCCGGAATCCATTCGTCCCGTGGCCAATCAGGAGCAAAACTTGGCCATGCTCCTAGCCGGTCGGGTGGATCTGATCGTGGACGTGGAATCGACCCTGGCCCTTCGCGCTGCCCGGATGAATCTGCCCCTGGACCGCTTCCAAAAAACCCTCTTCCTCTTCCGAAACAATCACTACATGGCCTTCAGCCCGGGCACGGACCCGGAAATCGTCCGGCGGACCACCCAGGCCCTGGCCGAAATCATGGCCGGGCAGGAAGATTGA
- a CDS encoding MBL fold metallo-hydrolase yields the protein MKSLFVETIPVGPLKTNCYLCSCGTEAILIDCGSNPAPIAESIANRQLNLRAMYLTHLHLDHVGGVATIQAMTGAEVYASKNDGYLADVPFDKGGARELGRLANFEFQDIAPGRHIALSQPMIVLDTPGHTLGSLSYFFPMSGCVFVGDLIFMLSVGRTDFPGGESKTLLKSIENRIFILPGQTRIYPGHGPMTTVEHEKRNSPFFKTK from the coding sequence TTGAAGTCATTATTCGTGGAAACCATTCCGGTGGGACCGCTCAAGACGAATTGCTACCTGTGCAGTTGCGGAACCGAGGCGATCCTCATCGATTGCGGCTCCAATCCGGCACCCATAGCCGAGAGCATCGCGAACAGGCAACTGAATCTGAGGGCCATGTACCTGACGCATTTGCATCTGGACCACGTCGGGGGCGTGGCCACTATCCAGGCCATGACCGGCGCCGAGGTCTACGCGAGCAAAAACGACGGCTACCTGGCCGACGTGCCCTTCGACAAGGGAGGGGCCAGAGAACTTGGCCGACTGGCAAATTTCGAATTCCAGGACATCGCCCCCGGCCGTCATATCGCTCTCAGTCAGCCCATGATCGTTCTCGACACACCCGGCCACACCCTCGGAAGCCTGTCCTACTTCTTCCCCATGTCCGGGTGCGTGTTCGTGGGCGACCTCATTTTTATGCTATCCGTCGGGCGGACCGATTTTCCCGGCGGCGAAAGCAAAACCCTGCTCAAATCCATTGAAAACCGGATTTTCATCCTTCCCGGTCAGACCAGAATCTACCCTGGCCACGGCCCCATGACCACTGTCGAGCATGAAAAAAGAAACAGCCCGTTCTTTAAGACTAAATAG
- a CDS encoding SGNH/GDSL hydrolase family protein: protein MLYFLGNCQMDFLSRAMAGKGHECEYRVLASPFTYASSPGYIPAELGPLARDLESFFHGRSLVNQFEMISSDDRPPRLVVMNLFHENSPLFMHQTDKYVFFVDAKSWELIPWFETWMKDRFGMIRGNPATYMKRYRDMLEKFLSRFPGVDVVVVVRLSHHPAFGPDPYSYLEGWGEMAGEALQTARSWMRELPGVHVVELDRLFAGIWQKSEKSIEAHCPFLKFTLREDRGRVTGVQASRDVEHIGSMWPVLADRLVEFMEIGRIRYRSGESVPEEWNVAWRPRRLSEDAMLALLSSGANYHCARAVGAFFHDLDTDYTELLVRTRRLTPVCHNTLHMIRTYGRVKPNPALGLWCRAHRMAAKDFTDNGPLYQEEYLQRLDEMERFSLGGQ from the coding sequence ATGCTGTACTTTCTCGGCAACTGTCAAATGGACTTCCTCTCCCGGGCCATGGCCGGGAAGGGTCATGAATGCGAGTACCGGGTCCTGGCTTCGCCTTTCACCTACGCCAGCTCCCCAGGGTACATTCCGGCAGAGCTTGGCCCTCTGGCCCGGGATCTCGAGTCCTTTTTTCATGGGCGGAGTCTAGTCAACCAGTTCGAGATGATTTCTTCGGACGATCGGCCGCCAAGGCTCGTCGTGATGAACCTATTTCATGAGAACAGCCCGCTGTTCATGCACCAGACGGACAAGTATGTCTTTTTCGTCGATGCCAAGTCCTGGGAGCTGATTCCCTGGTTCGAGACCTGGATGAAGGATCGCTTCGGCATGATCAGGGGCAATCCGGCAACCTACATGAAACGCTATCGGGACATGCTCGAAAAATTTCTCAGTCGGTTTCCCGGGGTGGACGTCGTGGTTGTGGTCCGTTTGTCGCACCATCCAGCTTTCGGTCCGGATCCGTACTCCTACCTCGAGGGATGGGGGGAGATGGCCGGGGAGGCCTTACAAACGGCCCGGTCCTGGATGCGGGAATTGCCGGGGGTCCACGTCGTGGAACTGGACAGGCTGTTTGCCGGAATCTGGCAGAAATCTGAAAAGAGCATTGAGGCCCATTGTCCGTTTCTGAAATTCACACTTCGGGAGGACCGGGGCAGGGTCACGGGCGTCCAGGCCAGCAGGGACGTGGAGCATATTGGCTCCATGTGGCCGGTGCTGGCCGACAGGCTGGTCGAATTCATGGAGATCGGCCGCATCCGATATCGCTCCGGGGAGTCCGTTCCCGAGGAATGGAACGTGGCTTGGCGGCCCAGGCGTCTGAGCGAGGACGCAATGCTCGCCCTGCTCTCGTCCGGGGCAAACTATCATTGCGCCCGTGCGGTCGGGGCCTTTTTCCACGATCTGGACACGGACTACACCGAACTGCTGGTGCGGACGCGACGGCTGACTCCGGTCTGTCACAACACCCTGCATATGATCAGGACCTATGGCCGGGTCAAGCCCAACCCGGCGCTTGGTTTGTGGTGCCGGGCGCACAGGATGGCCGCCAAGGATTTCACGGACAACGGCCCCCTGTACCAGGAGGAGTACCTCCAGCGTCTGGACGAGATGGAGCGTTTCTCTCTCGGGGGACAGTGA
- a CDS encoding efflux RND transporter permease subunit, whose protein sequence is MKNLLRFTLTQTVFVNLVFVMLMIVGAFAVLRMPVERYPNVNFGKVVVSTYFPGASPQDVENLVTRKIEKALDGMEDVEFVRSTSYRERSSIIVKFVDDTDYDRLYDELRFRVQGTVKDLPETIDPPGFTLIDVNEWLPVITVNLLGDRENRALSLIAEELRIPLEAIPGVNKVTLQGEYVREFHVMLDPDRLAGLGLTFDDVSAALRSDNLSVPAGDFNRNGQFAVAVDEKFRTRRQVMDTVIRTDADGTFVRVSDVATDARLAYRDPFVVASVNGRDCVSLHVVKSGSGNALTIYDQVMEVLDDFRVRFDREGIETVLTNDSTVKVKDSMRTLGSNLLVGIVLVFGLIWAFMGLRNAALTTVGIPFAFLTTMVVMYLTGNSVNEISLFAFVLVSGIIVDDAIIVVENIYRHIQTGKARLEAVIDGTAEVLLPIVAATLTTVAAFLPMLIMTGSTGEFFAIIPKAVAFALVASLLECLIILPSHVLEYGPGTPRAEETSKEFFLLAWTRSLTNVLLGLTLRFRFTSIVVVTLLLAGAVAIFGLSLSGQASLIRIKFFPDDYSLYYVNLDGPVGTTIDQVSDRLKDVSRTIMDDGPNMAMSASAFAGFYLSEDYETIFGDGLGMIQVTLPSTRDRIFADHPINDPLAHLDAMRSRVEALLEGSGFKVEIRAEKDGPPAGKDISVRVVGTSDDSVRALSRDVLDFLRTDTRTGPGLVELGDDQGRPIRVFRFSVLRDRAAEYGLTTAQVASLAGAVLDGRYVGTFRMSDEDIDLKLSIDPSALDSPAKALDMPLRELPRGTVRLGDMAVGSTALEPGFLNRFKNQRSITITANIRHGSALSVPAVTRQITEHYQANRDRYPGASLDFSGEFQSTRNSYTSLSYAFVIAILAIYSILAVQFRSYLQPLIILSAVVFALIGMIYGTFLAQTLFTINSFIAVVGVTGVVVNDSLVLIEFINKLYAAGLSRREAILEGVRVRLRPILLTTLTTTLGLLPMALGIPEYSVVWGTMATTFVTGLCTSTFLTIVMVPVQWDILTQAREWLDRRRGRETEALVDPRP, encoded by the coding sequence ATGAAGAATCTGCTCCGCTTCACCCTGACCCAGACCGTCTTCGTCAATCTGGTCTTTGTCATGCTCATGATCGTCGGGGCCTTTGCCGTGCTCCGCATGCCAGTGGAGCGCTACCCCAACGTCAACTTCGGCAAGGTCGTGGTCTCCACCTACTTTCCCGGGGCCTCGCCCCAGGACGTGGAGAATCTGGTCACCCGCAAGATCGAGAAGGCCCTGGACGGCATGGAGGACGTGGAGTTCGTCCGGTCCACCTCCTACCGGGAGCGATCCAGCATCATCGTCAAATTCGTGGACGACACCGACTACGACCGGCTCTACGACGAACTCCGTTTTCGGGTCCAGGGCACGGTCAAGGACCTTCCCGAGACCATCGACCCTCCGGGATTCACACTCATCGACGTCAATGAATGGCTGCCCGTGATCACGGTCAACCTTTTGGGAGACCGGGAGAACCGGGCCCTGTCCCTCATCGCCGAGGAACTTCGCATCCCCCTGGAGGCCATTCCCGGGGTGAACAAGGTCACCCTCCAGGGCGAGTACGTCCGTGAATTCCACGTCATGCTGGACCCGGACCGCTTGGCCGGGCTGGGGCTGACCTTCGACGACGTGTCCGCGGCCCTGCGCTCCGACAACCTGAGCGTTCCGGCCGGAGACTTCAACCGAAACGGCCAGTTCGCCGTGGCCGTGGACGAGAAGTTCCGGACCCGGCGTCAGGTCATGGACACCGTCATCCGGACCGACGCCGACGGGACCTTCGTCCGGGTCTCGGACGTGGCCACGGACGCCCGCCTGGCCTACCGGGACCCTTTTGTCGTCGCCTCGGTCAACGGCCGGGACTGCGTCAGCCTCCACGTGGTCAAGTCCGGTTCCGGCAACGCCCTGACCATCTACGACCAGGTCATGGAGGTCTTGGACGACTTCCGGGTCCGGTTCGACCGGGAGGGGATCGAGACCGTCCTGACCAACGACTCCACGGTCAAGGTCAAGGACTCCATGCGTACCCTGGGATCCAACCTCCTGGTCGGCATCGTCCTGGTCTTCGGCCTCATCTGGGCCTTCATGGGCCTTCGCAACGCCGCCCTGACAACCGTGGGCATCCCCTTCGCCTTTTTGACCACCATGGTCGTCATGTATCTGACAGGCAATTCGGTCAACGAAATCAGCCTGTTCGCCTTTGTCCTGGTCTCGGGCATCATCGTGGACGACGCCATCATCGTCGTCGAGAACATCTACCGCCACATCCAGACCGGCAAGGCCCGTCTGGAAGCCGTCATCGACGGCACGGCCGAGGTCCTGCTGCCCATCGTGGCCGCCACCCTGACCACCGTGGCCGCTTTCCTGCCCATGCTGATCATGACCGGGTCCACGGGGGAGTTCTTCGCCATCATTCCCAAGGCCGTGGCCTTCGCCCTTGTGGCCTCGCTCCTGGAGTGCCTGATCATCCTGCCCAGCCACGTTCTGGAATACGGCCCGGGCACCCCCAGGGCCGAAGAGACCTCCAAGGAATTTTTTCTTCTGGCCTGGACCCGGAGCCTTACCAATGTCCTTCTCGGTCTGACCCTCCGCTTCCGGTTCACGAGCATCGTCGTGGTCACTCTGCTCCTGGCCGGGGCCGTAGCCATCTTCGGGCTGTCCCTGTCCGGTCAGGCCTCTCTCATCCGGATCAAGTTCTTCCCCGACGACTACTCCCTCTACTACGTCAACCTCGACGGGCCCGTGGGCACCACCATCGATCAGGTCTCGGACCGCCTCAAGGATGTCAGCCGGACCATCATGGACGACGGCCCGAACATGGCCATGTCGGCCTCGGCCTTTGCCGGATTCTACCTCAGCGAGGACTACGAGACCATCTTCGGTGACGGCCTGGGCATGATCCAGGTCACCCTGCCCTCCACCCGGGACCGAATCTTCGCCGACCATCCGATCAATGATCCCCTGGCCCATTTGGACGCCATGCGAAGCAGGGTCGAGGCTCTCCTGGAAGGCTCGGGCTTCAAGGTAGAGATCCGGGCCGAAAAGGACGGCCCCCCGGCCGGCAAGGACATCAGCGTCCGGGTCGTGGGCACCAGCGACGACTCGGTCCGGGCCCTCAGCCGCGATGTTCTCGACTTTCTCCGGACCGACACCCGGACAGGTCCCGGCCTAGTCGAACTGGGCGACGACCAGGGCCGACCCATCCGGGTCTTCCGCTTCTCGGTCCTCAGGGACCGGGCCGCCGAGTACGGCCTGACCACGGCCCAGGTGGCCTCCCTGGCCGGGGCCGTTTTGGACGGCCGCTATGTGGGCACCTTCCGCATGTCCGACGAGGACATCGACCTGAAGCTGTCCATCGATCCGTCCGCCCTGGACAGCCCGGCCAAAGCCCTGGACATGCCCCTTCGGGAGCTTCCCCGGGGCACGGTCCGCCTTGGCGATATGGCCGTCGGGTCAACGGCCCTGGAACCCGGATTCCTAAACCGCTTCAAGAACCAGCGGTCCATCACCATCACGGCCAATATCCGGCATGGCTCGGCCCTGTCCGTCCCGGCCGTGACCCGGCAGATCACCGAACACTACCAGGCTAACCGGGACCGCTATCCCGGGGCCAGCCTGGATTTTTCCGGCGAGTTCCAGTCCACCCGGAATTCCTACACCTCCCTGTCCTACGCCTTTGTCATCGCCATCCTGGCCATCTATTCCATTCTGGCCGTCCAGTTCCGTTCCTATCTCCAGCCCCTGATCATCCTCTCGGCCGTGGTCTTCGCCCTGATCGGCATGATCTATGGGACCTTCCTGGCCCAGACCCTGTTCACCATCAACAGCTTCATCGCCGTGGTCGGGGTCACCGGAGTGGTCGTCAACGACTCCCTGGTCCTCATTGAGTTCATCAACAAGCTCTACGCCGCCGGACTGTCCCGACGGGAGGCCATCCTCGAAGGAGTCCGGGTCAGGCTGAGGCCCATTCTCCTGACCACCTTGACCACCACTCTCGGACTCCTGCCCATGGCCCTGGGCATCCCGGAATACTCCGTGGTCTGGGGGACCATGGCCACGACCTTTGTCACCGGTCTATGCACCTCGACCTTCCTGACCATCGTCATGGTCCCGGTCCAATGGGACATCCTGACCCAGGCCCGGGAGTGGCTGGACCGCCGCCGGGGACGCGAAACTGAAGCCTTGGTCGACCCGAGACCCTGA
- a CDS encoding HlyD family efflux transporter periplasmic adaptor subunit: MTFRTACLPALACLIAALATPALGQDCPETFTARPAVTITSHVGFTRARTAMDIVAETSQKCLEVLSDIGDPVPGDGVFARLDPTFVDLRLRANEAERKRIENRVSHLETEFDRYRRLLEGEQTSQSAFDAREQELDQARLALESLAVDRAVLEEERRRHQVKAPAGWAVMDRRVEPGQWVSSGTVLARVGDMGTLIVPFALAPEEIRLLEDLPGPSLTLPDYGRLRVPASILRISPAFDPQTRKVNVDLVVSEGLPLRREGLRAVLDLPAPDPSGAVLVPVCGLEERYEEHYLLTPEGRAVRVMLLSVADGAARVSSPEVRPGQTFVSPTSRPSQ, from the coding sequence ATGACATTTCGAACAGCCTGCCTCCCGGCCCTGGCCTGCCTGATTGCGGCCCTTGCAACCCCGGCCCTGGGGCAAGACTGCCCCGAGACCTTTACCGCTCGACCGGCGGTCACCATCACCAGCCACGTCGGCTTCACCCGGGCCAGAACGGCCATGGACATCGTGGCCGAAACCTCCCAAAAATGCCTGGAGGTTTTATCCGACATCGGCGACCCGGTTCCCGGTGACGGAGTCTTCGCACGGCTGGACCCGACCTTTGTCGATCTCCGCCTGCGGGCCAACGAGGCCGAGCGCAAACGCATCGAGAACCGCGTCTCCCATCTGGAGACCGAATTCGACCGCTACCGCCGCCTTTTGGAGGGCGAGCAGACCTCGCAATCGGCCTTTGACGCCCGGGAGCAGGAACTGGACCAGGCCCGCCTGGCCCTGGAATCCCTCGCCGTGGACCGGGCCGTTCTGGAGGAGGAGCGCCGCCGCCATCAGGTCAAGGCCCCGGCCGGATGGGCGGTCATGGACCGCAGGGTCGAGCCCGGCCAATGGGTGTCATCGGGCACGGTCCTGGCCCGGGTCGGAGACATGGGCACCCTCATCGTCCCCTTTGCCCTGGCCCCGGAGGAAATTCGCCTTCTGGAGGACTTGCCCGGACCGAGCCTGACCCTCCCCGACTACGGCAGACTCCGCGTCCCGGCCTCCATCCTGCGGATTTCCCCGGCCTTCGACCCCCAGACCCGCAAGGTCAATGTGGATCTCGTGGTCTCCGAGGGCCTGCCCCTTCGCCGCGAGGGTCTCCGGGCCGTGCTGGACCTGCCCGCCCCGGACCCTTCGGGCGCGGTCCTGGTCCCGGTCTGCGGCCTGGAGGAACGCTACGAGGAACACTACCTGCTGACCCCCGAGGGCCGGGCGGTCCGGGTCATGCTCCTGTCCGTGGCCGACGGCGCGGCCCGGGTTTCATCTCCCGAGGTCCGGCCAGGCCAGACCTTTGTCTCACCCACCTCCCGCCCTAGCCAATGA
- a CDS encoding prepilin-type N-terminal cleavage/methylation domain-containing protein yields the protein MYGRFFMRKAQQGFTLIEIIAVLVILGILAAVAVPKFLDLQTQARIKSYENLVAACQSVLSMKYAENLLIENGDVDDAWTAMAGNATNLCQANIVLDGYDDVEAGDIAVSGATDLTITVTGDSGSASGTLTDPR from the coding sequence ATGTATGGGAGGTTTTTTATGCGCAAGGCTCAACAGGGTTTCACCCTCATCGAAATCATCGCCGTTTTGGTCATCCTCGGTATCTTGGCGGCTGTGGCTGTGCCAAAATTTCTTGATCTTCAAACGCAAGCACGAATTAAATCCTATGAAAATTTAGTAGCCGCCTGTCAGTCCGTACTATCTATGAAATATGCAGAAAATTTACTCATTGAAAACGGAGATGTTGATGATGCTTGGACAGCTATGGCTGGTAACGCAACAAATTTGTGCCAAGCAAATATCGTTCTTGATGGTTATGATGATGTTGAAGCAGGTGATATCGCAGTTTCAGGAGCCACTGACCTAACAATTACTGTAACTGGAGATTCAGGCTCAGCCAGTGGAACTCTAACAGATCCAAGATAA
- a CDS encoding CBS domain-containing protein — protein sequence MFVGLKMLRGFETVTPHTKVRDAEKLLDESGLWMLLVLDDDELVGYVRKEDISAAMPSLVTSLDKHEINYLLAKLTIAKIMRRDIVTVNPEMEIEAAAALMHEKNLAGLAVVNNFGKLVGYINRTVMLDVLVEEMGYRQGGSRIAFEVADRPGVIREVSGIIADMGHSIISTGTFFHNNSRMVVIRVAIEDPSALAAALQERGYKVVGAMDFMNEWER from the coding sequence ATGTTCGTGGGTCTGAAAATGCTCCGCGGTTTCGAGACCGTCACCCCCCATACCAAGGTCCGGGACGCCGAAAAACTCTTGGACGAGAGCGGCCTGTGGATGCTCCTGGTCCTAGATGACGACGAGCTGGTGGGCTATGTCCGCAAGGAGGACATCAGCGCGGCCATGCCGTCCCTGGTCACTTCCCTGGACAAGCACGAGATCAATTATCTCCTGGCCAAATTGACCATTGCCAAGATCATGCGCCGGGACATCGTCACCGTGAACCCGGAGATGGAGATCGAGGCCGCGGCGGCCCTGATGCACGAGAAGAACCTGGCCGGGCTGGCCGTGGTCAACAATTTCGGCAAGCTCGTAGGATACATTAACCGGACGGTCATGCTCGACGTGCTGGTGGAGGAGATGGGCTACCGCCAGGGCGGGTCGAGGATCGCCTTCGAGGTGGCCGACCGGCCCGGGGTCATCCGGGAGGTCTCGGGGATCATCGCCGACATGGGCCACAGCATCATTTCCACCGGGACCTTTTTCCACAACAATTCCCGCATGGTGGTCATCCGGGTGGCCATCGAGGACCCGTCGGCCCTGGCCGCGGCCCTGCAGGAGCGGGGCTATAAGGTCGTCGGGGCCATGGACTTCATGAACGAGTGGGAACGGTGA
- a CDS encoding ABC transporter ATP-binding protein gives MGTVSPLLDVDKVTLTFGGIAALSEVSWNLEEGSVTSLIGPNGAGKTSMLNCISGRYHPQEGGIRLDGKDLLGLKAHARTRLGLSRTFQNIALFRGLSVLDNMMVGRHSRIKYGLLAALCYLGRARKHEDEHRRRVEDVIDFLGLSPYRHQHAGHLPYGVQKRVELGRALAAEPRLILLDEPMAGMNLEETEDMARYILDINEEWGTTVLLVEHDMGVVMDISDHVVVLDFGRVLATGSPEEVQKNPDVVAAYLGTEDATFCGR, from the coding sequence GTGGGAACGGTGAGTCCTCTTCTCGACGTCGACAAGGTCACCCTGACCTTCGGCGGCATCGCCGCCCTGTCCGAGGTCTCCTGGAATCTGGAGGAGGGGAGCGTGACCTCCCTCATCGGACCCAACGGGGCGGGCAAGACGAGCATGCTGAACTGCATCTCGGGCCGCTACCATCCCCAGGAGGGGGGCATCCGCCTGGACGGAAAGGACCTCCTGGGTCTCAAGGCCCATGCCCGGACCAGGCTCGGCCTGTCGAGAACCTTTCAGAACATCGCCCTGTTCCGGGGCCTGTCGGTCTTGGACAATATGATGGTCGGCCGCCATTCCCGCATCAAGTACGGGCTCCTGGCGGCCCTTTGCTATCTGGGCCGGGCCAGGAAACACGAAGACGAACACCGCCGCCGGGTGGAGGACGTCATTGATTTTCTGGGCCTGTCCCCCTACCGCCACCAGCACGCCGGGCATCTTCCCTACGGAGTCCAGAAGCGGGTCGAGCTGGGCCGGGCCCTGGCGGCCGAGCCCCGGCTCATTCTCCTGGACGAGCCCATGGCCGGCATGAACCTGGAGGAGACCGAGGACATGGCCCGGTACATCCTGGACATCAACGAGGAGTGGGGGACCACGGTCCTTCTGGTGGAGCACGATATGGGCGTGGTCATGGACATTTCCGACCATGTGGTCGTGCTGGATTTCGGCCGGGTCCTGGCCACGGGCAGCCCGGAGGAAGTCCAGAAGAACCCCGACGTGGTGGCCGCCTATCTGGGCACGGAAGACGCCACCTTTTGCGGACGCTGA